A single genomic interval of Gavia stellata isolate bGavSte3 chromosome 19, bGavSte3.hap2, whole genome shotgun sequence harbors:
- the OTUD4 gene encoding OTU domain-containing protein 4, giving the protein MEAACKPDGGEQSHQGSGVDAPGDSSMDCYLRSQGLYRKRVAKDGSCLFRAVAEQVLHSQSRHIDVRMACVDYLRKNREKFEAFIEGPFEEYLKCLENPQEWVGQVEISALSLMYKKDFIIYREPNASPSHVTENGFSDKVLLCFSNGNHYDIVYPIEYSEKAALCQSLLYELLYEKVFDTDVKKIIAELSAVGVTEESNGSSEVSASDSEDDDYRSKATTVSDMNGLKSLSGNKHLKSNGNPTLLVLPKKVLKSLNPSVYRNVEYDVWLQSKWDQQKQDFSIAAGMQYSVGDKCKVRLDHNGKFYNAHIQEVCSENGPVVVFVEELGAKHAVSLKSLKPLPQASPMEGWNTVPGKKIKKFFPTWGQNAQPDADCRGPKNQSKSIKPQSALPPRLQHTVGTRQHQFLCSGPQPHQTSTEQKAPGRNPSQTVRKPDRERTEDLNHGSRDCNYFGLSPEERREKQAIEESRSLYEIQQRDEQAFPALSSNQSGCQAATQTVDHLNQKKFSNNERRNGKWKAEVEEQKDKESNSRQTHLSQKLEPNSSEKNSQDESYPKASSPLEQVKTDSPILAEQNLTECLPSVTPTPSPVFSEVHLPPAVPSVPAVVPAWPSEPTTYGPAGIPAQIPAASLMPAPATGPDSIVSQAQVTSAPVAGVPVSLQAVNQPLMPLPQTLNPYQDPLYPGFPFSEKGERAVAPSYSLCNTGEDLPKDKNILRFFFNLGVKAYSCPMWAPHSYLYPLHQAYLAACRMYPNVSLPVYPHNPWFQEAPPTQNENETARINRHFPVQSEARSNGQIPQVDSRSPSLPLVIPTAQVSESQGQVCVESENPVQALHANYEESLRGKNLFPQPPFGHNHFLGAVPIAPPFFPHFWYGYPVQGFIENSVTRPNVVMSPEDKEATASTSVNTYVAKECSPPAPVGNCAEQRQKTNGSSGSNTVPFPGAGASSECSAPKETSARAPQTEQTCPSASPAKQKTAGQQNRSLQTQGTERQTVVPNTLPLLAEPPKQELKNSIPSRKEKTDKGRDSKGAGNLQPESRAQRTREESSEDESEVSDMLRSGRSKQFYNQTYGGGRRPRLEWGYSSRGGYQFQRNEEAWKGPASRSRDDSYQYQRNFRGRPYRNDRRRATLGDNQRGHQA; this is encoded by the exons ttcaTAGAGGGGCCATTTGAAGAGTATTTAAAATGCTTGGAAAATCCACAG gaaTGGGTTGGACAAGTAGAAATAAGTGCCCTTTCTCTTATGTACAA GAAAGATTTCATAATATACCGGGAACCAAATGCTTCTCCTTCCCATGTAactgaaaatggcttttctgataag gtattGCTGTGCTTCTCAAATGGAAACCACTATGATATTGTTTATCCCATAGAGTATTCAGAAAAGGCTGCTCTGTGCCAGT ctctgctgtatGAGTTGCTGTATGAGAAAGTATTTGATACAGATGTAAAGAAAATCATAGCAGAACTTAGTGCTGTTGGTGTGACAGAAGAAAGTAATGGCAGCAGTGAAGTATCTGCTTCAGATTCAGAAGATGACGACTACAG AAGTAAAGCTACAACAGTTAGTGATATGAATGGATTGAAGTCTCTTTCTGGAAACAAg CAccttaaaagcaatgggaatCCTACCTTGTTGGTCTTACCCAAAAAAGTTCTTAAATCACTCAATCCATCAGTTTACAGAAATGTTGAATATGATGTTTGGCTCCAATCCAAATGGG aTCAGCAAAAACAAGATTTTTCTATTGCTGCTGGCATGCAATACTCAGTTGGAGATAAATGTAAA GTGCGCTTAGACCATAATGGAAAATTTTATAATGCCCATATTCAAGAAGTTTGTTCAGAGAATGGGCCAGTTGTTGTATTTGTAGAAGAGCTTGGAGCAAA GCATGCTGTCTCACTGAAGAGCCTTAAACCTCTTCCACAGGCCTCTCCTATGGAGGGCTGGAACACTGTGCCAgggaagaagataaaaaagTTTTTCCCAACATGGGGGCAGAATGCTCAGCCCG ATGCAGATTGCAGAGGGCCAAAGAATCAGAGCAAGTCAATAAAACCCCAGTCAGCACTACCTCCTCGACTTCAGCATACTGTGGGAACCAGGCAGCATCAGTTCTTATGTTCTGGACCCCAACCTCATCAGACCTCAACTGAGCAAAAAGCTCCAGGCAGGAATCCTTCCCAAACTGTAAG aaaaCCAGACCGGGAGAGAACCGAGGATCTGAACCATGGCAGCAGAGATTGTAACTACTTTGGCCTGTCTCCAGAGGAACGCAGGGAGAAACAGGCTATAGAAGAATCTCGTTCGCTTTATGAGATTCAGCAGAGGGATGAACAagcttttcctgctctttccAGT AATCAGTCAGGCTGTCAGGCTGCTACGCAGACTGTGGAtcatttaaaccagaaaaagttCTCAAATAATGAGAGAAGAAACGGCAAGTGGAAAGCAGAGGTGGAAGAGCAGAAGGataaag AGTCAAATTCCAGGCAGACCCACTTAAGTCAGAAGCTTGAGCCAAATTCATCTGAG AAGAATAGTCAAGATGAGAGTTACCCAAAAGCTTCATCTCCTTTGGAACAAGTGAAAACAGATTCTCCGATTCTTGCTGAGCAA AACCTGACAGAATGCTTACCAAGCGTAACTCCAACACCCTCACCAGTCTTTTCTGAGGTGCATTTACCTCCAGCAGTGCCTTCCGTACCCGCCGTTGTGCCAGCTTGGCCAAGTGAGCCAACAACCTATGGACCAGCAG gTATTCCAGCCCAAATACCTGCTGCTTCATTGATGCCAGCCCCAGCAACGGGACCTGACTCTATTGTATCACAGGCTCAGGTAACATCTGCTCCAGTTGCTGGAGTTCCTGTGTCGCTACAAGCAGTTAACCAGCCTTTAATGCCTTTGCCTCAGACTCTGAATCCTTACCAGGATCCGCTATACCCTGGATTCCCTTTTagtgaaaagggagaaagagcCGTTGCACCCTCTTACTCCCTGTGCAATACTGGGGAAGACTTACCTAAAG ataaGAATATTCTTAGATTTTTCTTCAATCTTGGTGTGAAG GCATACAGTTGTCCCATGTGGGCACCCCATTCCTACTTGTACCCCCTGCACCAGGCCTATTTAGCTGCTTGTAGAATGTATCCAAACGTCTCCCTTCCCGTGTATCCGCATAACCCGTGGTTCCAGGAGGCTCCCCCGACTCAGAATGAAAACGAAACTGCACGAATAAACCGGCACTTTCCTGTTCAGAGTGAGGCCAGATCCAACGGTCAAATCCCACAGGTTGACAGTAGATCTCCATCACTGCCTCTGGTTATACCTACAGCTCAGGTGTCGGAAAGTCAAGGCCAGGTCTGCGTGGAATCGGAGAATCCAGTGCAGGCTCTTCACGCAAACTATGAGGAGTCCCTGAGAGGGAAAAACCTTTTCCCACAGCCACCCTTCGGACACAATCACTTTCTAGGAGCTGTTCCAATAgcacctcctttctttcctcactTTTGGTATGGGTACCCAGTTCAGGGCTTCATTGAAAATTCAGTAACGAGACCTAATGTTGTCATGTCACCTGAGGACAAAGAGGCAACAGCTAGCACGTCTGTGAACACGTATGTGGCTAAAGAATGCAGCCCTCCGGCTCCTGTAGGAAACTGCGCAGAACAGCGTCAGAAGACGAATGGCAGCAGCGGCTCGAACACTGTACCGTTCCCTGGGGCTGGTGCAAGCAGTGAATGCAGCGCCCCAAAAGAAACTTCAGCTAGGGCACCTCAGACGGAGCAAACTTGTCCTTCGGCTTCTCCCGCTAAGCAAAAAACAGCGGGGCAGCAAAATCGTTCTCTGCAAACGCAGGGGACTGAGAGGCAGACCGTGGTGCCCAACACTCTGCCACTGTTGGCAGAACCACCGAAACAGgaactgaaaaacagcattccCAGTCGTAAGGAGAAGACTGATAAAGGCAGAGACTCCAAGGGTGCTGGTAATCTGCAGCCAGAAAGCAGGGCACAGAGAACGAGGGAGGAGAGCTCTGAAGACGAGAGCGAAGTTTCCGATATGCTGAGAAGCGGTAGATCCAAGCAGTTTTATAACCAGACATATGGAGGAGGCAGACGGCCTAGACTGGAGTGGGGTTATTCCAGCAGGGGAGGATACCAGTTCCAAAGAAACGAGGAAGCCTGGAAAGGACcagccagcagaagcagagatgaCAGCTACCAGTATCAGCGAAACTTTAGAGGGAGGCCATACAGGAATGACCGGAGAAGGGCAACACTGGGAGATAATCAGAGGGGGCATCAAGCATAA
- the ABCE1 gene encoding ATP-binding cassette sub-family E member 1, translated as MADKLTRIAIVNHDKCKPKKCRQECKKSCPVVRMGKLCIEVSSQSKIAWISETLCIGCGICIKKCPFGALSIVNLPSNLEKETTHRYCANAFKLHRLPIPRPGEVLGLVGTNGIGKSTALKILAGKQKPNLGKYDDPPDWQEILTYFRGSELQNYFTKILEDDLKAIIKPQYVDQIPKAAKGTVGSILDRKDETKTQTVVCQQLDLTHLKERNVEDLSGGELQRFACAVVCIQKADIFMFDEPSSYLDVKQRLKAAITIRSLINPDRYIIVVEHDLSVLDYLSDFICCLYGVPSAYGVVTMPFSVREGINIFLDGYVPTENLRFRDASLVFKVAETANEEEVKKMCMYKYPGMKKKMGEFELSIVAGEFTDSEIMVMLGENGTGKTTFIRMLAGRLTPDEGGEVPVLNVSYKPQKISPKSTGSVRQLLHEKIRDAYTHPQFVTDVMKPLQIENIIDQEVQTLSGGELQRVALALCLGKPADVYLIDEPSAYLDSEQRLMAARVIKRFILHAKKTAFVVEHDFIMATYLADRVIVFDGIPSKNTLANSPQTLLAGMNKFLSQLEITFRRDPNNYRPRINKLNSIKDVEQKKSGNYFFLDD; from the exons ATGGCAGACAAATTAACAAGAATTGCTATTGTCAACCATGACAAGTGTAAGCCAAAGAAATGCCGTCAAGAATGCAAGAAGAGTTGTCCTGTGGTTCGAATGG GAAAACTTTGCATAGAAGTCTCATCACAGAGCAAAATAGCGTGGATCTCGGAAACACTTTGTATTGGTTGTGGTATTTGCATCAAG AAATGTCCTTTTGGAGCCTTGTCAATTGTTAACTTACCTAGCAACCTGGAGAAAGAAACAACACATAGATATTGTGCCAATGCCTTCAAACTTCACAG GTTGCCTATCCCTCGTCCAGGTGAAGTACTGGGATTGGTTGGAACCAATGGTATTGGAAAATCAACTGCCTTGAAAATTCtagcaggaaaacagaagccaaatcttggaaaatatgat GATCCACCTGACTGGCAAGAAATTTTGACTTATTTCCGAGGTTCTgaattacaaaattattttaccaaGATCCTGGAAGATGATCTGAAAGCTATCATTAAACCTCAGTATGTGGACCAGATTCCTAAAGCTGCAAAG GGAACAGTGGGATCAATTCTGGATAGGAAGGATGAAACTAAGACGCAAACTGTTGTATGTCAGCAGCTTG ACTTAACccatctgaaagaaagaaatgttgagGACCTTTCAGGAGGAGAACTTCAGAGATTTGCTTGTGCCGTTGTTTGCATTCAGAAGGCTGATAT CTTCATGTTTGATGAACCTTCTAGCTACCTAGATGTCAAGCAGCGCTTGAAGGCTGCCATTACTATTCGATCCCTAATAAACCCTGACAG GTATATTATTGTAGTAGAGCATGATCTAAGTGTTTTAGATTATCTCTCTGACTTTATCTGCTGCCTGTACGGTGTGCCGAGTGCGTATGGTGTTGTTACTATGCCTTTCAGCGTAAGAGAAG GCATAAACATTTTCTTAGATGGCTACGTTCCAACAGAAAATCTAAGGTTTCGAGACGCATCTCTGGTATTTAAAGTGGCTGAGACAGCTAATGAAGAAGAGGTTAAAAAGATGTGTATGTACAAATAtccaggaatgaaaaaaaagatgggagAGTTTGAACTATCCATAGTAGCTGGAGAATTCACCGATTCTGAAATTATGGTGATGTTAGGGGAAAACG gaaCTGGCAAAACTACATTTATCCGAATGCTTGCAGGAAGACTCACGCCTGATGAAGGAG GTGAGGTCCCAGTTCTAAATGTCAGCTACAAACCACAGAAGATCAGTCCTAAATCTACA ggAAGTGTCCGTCAGCTACTGCATGAGAAGATCCGAGACGCCTATACACACCCCCAGTTCGTAACTGATGTAATGAAACCTCTTCAGATAGAAAACATCATTGACCAGGAG GTTCAGACGCTGTCTGGTGGTGAGTTGCAGCGCGTTGCATTAGCTCTTTGTCTCGGTAAACCTGCAGATGTCTACCTAATTGATGAACCTTCAGCATATTTGGACTCTGAACAACGTCTGATGGCTGCTAGAGTCATTAAACG tttCATTCTCCATGctaaaaaaacagcttttgtggTAGAACATGATTTTATCATGGCTACATATCTTGCTGATCGTGTGATTGTTTTTGATGGTATTCCTTCCAAGAACACGCTTGCAAACAG TCCACAGACTCTTCTGGCTGGAATGAATAAGTTTTTATCTCAACTTGAAATCACTTTTAGAAGAGACCCCAACAATTACAGACCAAGAATAAACAAACTCAATTCAATCAAG gATGTGGAACAAAAGAAGAGTGGAAACTACTTTTTCCTGGATGACTAA